In Streptomyces sp. TS71-3, the following proteins share a genomic window:
- the galE gene encoding UDP-glucose 4-epimerase GalE, whose protein sequence is MSGTYLVTGGAGYVGSVVAAHLLEAGHRVTVLDDLSTGFRRAVPEGAEFIEGRVQDAATWVDSRYDAVLHFAAFSQVGESVVKPEKYWENNVGGTMALLAAMRDAGVRTLVFSSTAATYGEPVHTPITESDPTAPTSPYGASKLAVDHMISGEAAAHGLGAVSLRYFNVAGAYGEQGERHAPESHLIPLVLQVAQGRREAISVFGDDYPTPDGTCIRDYIHVADLAEAHLLALDAATPGEHVICNLGNGNGFSVREVIETVRKVTGHPIPEVAAARRGGDPAVLVASADAAHTRLGWSPQRADLAGIVADAWAFAQRIADQAPDGGPAA, encoded by the coding sequence ATGAGTGGGACGTATCTGGTCACGGGGGGTGCGGGCTACGTGGGCAGCGTGGTCGCGGCCCACCTGCTTGAGGCCGGACACCGGGTGACCGTGCTCGACGACCTCTCCACGGGCTTCCGCAGGGCGGTGCCCGAGGGCGCCGAGTTCATCGAGGGCCGTGTCCAGGACGCCGCCACATGGGTGGACTCCCGCTACGACGCCGTGCTCCACTTCGCCGCCTTCTCACAGGTCGGCGAGTCCGTCGTCAAGCCCGAGAAGTACTGGGAGAACAACGTCGGCGGCACCATGGCCCTGCTCGCGGCCATGCGCGACGCCGGGGTGCGCACGCTCGTCTTCTCGTCCACCGCCGCGACGTACGGCGAGCCGGTGCACACCCCCATCACCGAGTCCGACCCCACCGCGCCCACCAGCCCCTACGGCGCCAGCAAGCTCGCCGTCGACCACATGATCAGCGGCGAGGCCGCGGCGCACGGCCTGGGCGCCGTTTCCCTGCGCTACTTCAACGTGGCCGGCGCGTACGGCGAGCAGGGCGAGCGGCACGCGCCGGAGTCGCACCTCATCCCGCTGGTCCTCCAGGTCGCCCAGGGCCGCCGCGAGGCCATCTCGGTCTTCGGCGACGACTACCCCACCCCGGACGGCACCTGCATCCGCGACTACATCCACGTCGCCGACCTCGCCGAGGCCCACCTGCTCGCGCTGGACGCCGCCACCCCCGGCGAGCACGTCATCTGCAACCTCGGCAACGGCAACGGCTTCTCGGTCCGCGAGGTCATCGAGACCGTCCGCAAGGTCACCGGCCACCCGATCCCCGAGGTGGCCGCGGCGCGCCGCGGCGGCGACCCCGCCGTGCTGGTCGCCTCCGCCGACGCCGCCCACACCCGGCTCGGCTGGAGCCCGCAGCGTGCCGACCTCGCCGGGATCGTCGCCGACGCCTGGGCGTTCGCCCAGCGGATCGCCGATCAGGCCCCGGATGGCGGCCCGGCCGCCTGA
- a CDS encoding N-acetyltransferase, with protein sequence MVSHMFRVETETAKVDRPRRDLLRARLREANTAASPIIGALRGTADERELPLQIWVFSDEGGGEELVAGLDAHTWAHWLHVNLLWVDARHRATGLGSRLLLDAERTAREDRGCLHSRVWTWDFQAPDFYRKYGYDVVCEIPDYPPGITEYTLTKRLA encoded by the coding sequence ATCGTGAGTCATATGTTCCGAGTGGAGACCGAGACGGCCAAGGTCGACAGGCCTCGCCGCGACCTGCTGAGGGCCCGGCTGCGGGAGGCCAACACCGCGGCCTCCCCGATCATCGGTGCGCTGCGGGGCACCGCGGACGAGCGCGAACTCCCGCTCCAGATATGGGTGTTCTCCGACGAGGGCGGCGGGGAGGAGCTGGTCGCGGGGCTCGACGCGCACACCTGGGCGCACTGGCTGCACGTCAACCTCCTCTGGGTCGACGCACGGCACCGCGCCACCGGCCTCGGCTCCCGGCTGCTCCTCGACGCCGAGCGGACCGCCCGCGAGGACCGCGGATGCCTCCACTCGCGCGTGTGGACGTGGGACTTCCAGGCACCGGACTTCTACCGGAAGTACGGCTACGACGTCGTCTGCGAGATCCCGGACTACCCGCCGGGCATCACCGAGTACACCCTGACGAAACGCCTCGCGTAG
- a CDS encoding PQQ-binding-like beta-propeller repeat protein has translation MPPPGQPGYGFPQGPGGGQPPTVPQQYGYPAQQGYPPQGPYGQYPGAGMGRPAAPASGRRGMNTQMTIIIAAVVAVALIVGGGIWYSSSDSGGGKDQAASSSGGSSGGDGKNGSGGAQGAGGLEKVPSNTSANVLMQVPAPKVGKDDVVKAEGSWLHGSIYAKSGEAQVVGYDTATGKQSWTLPLDGQACAGSQEVTDAGVAAVVYEEGRSKNKNDFKHCDKLAAFDMASGKKLWSKEILLGDDKPDYDEVSISGDVVAVGGGTDGGAAFDLKTGQAKWTPQSGDQCHDVGYRGGEQLVAVRTCGDYDHPKISVQLLDQGGKPKWSYKLPDGVDNAKLISTKPVVFGVDSGDITASGVTDVFTLDDAGKLQSKITLEDGKYNHRCEVNEVHSCYAIAVGNDRLYVPTAEHQGSGDDYGTTNEIVSFDLTTGKPTGDRADAGQKYKIFPLRMDGSNILAYKDGPYDKGAQVVTIDSKTMKETKLLETPASRNVLDVLSSMVPDRAEILYGGGKLFIAKQLVGSVLSPDEKAYTAVGFSD, from the coding sequence ATGCCGCCACCCGGCCAGCCCGGCTACGGCTTCCCGCAGGGCCCGGGCGGCGGTCAGCCGCCCACCGTTCCCCAGCAGTACGGCTATCCGGCCCAGCAGGGCTACCCGCCGCAGGGGCCCTACGGGCAGTACCCGGGAGCGGGCATGGGCCGGCCGGCGGCGCCCGCCTCCGGCCGCCGGGGGATGAACACCCAGATGACCATCATCATCGCGGCGGTCGTCGCCGTCGCGCTGATCGTCGGCGGCGGCATCTGGTACTCGTCGTCGGACTCCGGCGGCGGGAAGGACCAGGCAGCCTCGTCCAGCGGCGGCTCCTCCGGCGGCGACGGGAAGAACGGCTCGGGCGGCGCGCAGGGCGCCGGCGGCCTTGAGAAGGTGCCCTCCAACACCAGCGCCAACGTGCTGATGCAGGTGCCTGCGCCGAAGGTCGGCAAGGACGACGTGGTGAAGGCCGAGGGCTCCTGGCTGCACGGCTCGATCTACGCGAAGTCGGGCGAGGCCCAGGTCGTCGGCTACGACACGGCGACCGGCAAGCAGTCGTGGACCCTGCCGCTGGACGGCCAGGCGTGCGCGGGCTCCCAGGAGGTCACGGACGCCGGCGTCGCCGCGGTGGTCTACGAGGAGGGCAGGTCCAAGAACAAGAACGACTTCAAGCACTGCGACAAGCTCGCCGCCTTCGACATGGCCTCGGGCAAGAAGCTCTGGTCCAAGGAGATCCTGCTCGGCGACGACAAGCCCGACTACGACGAGGTCAGCATCAGCGGTGACGTGGTCGCGGTCGGCGGCGGCACCGACGGCGGGGCGGCGTTCGACCTCAAGACCGGCCAGGCCAAGTGGACGCCGCAGTCCGGCGACCAGTGCCACGACGTCGGCTACCGGGGCGGCGAGCAGCTCGTCGCGGTGCGCACCTGCGGCGACTACGACCACCCGAAGATCTCGGTGCAGCTGCTCGACCAGGGCGGCAAGCCGAAGTGGTCGTACAAGCTGCCCGACGGCGTCGACAACGCCAAGCTGATCTCCACCAAGCCCGTGGTCTTCGGCGTCGACTCCGGCGACATCACCGCCTCGGGCGTCACGGACGTCTTCACCCTCGACGACGCCGGCAAGCTCCAGTCGAAGATCACGCTGGAGGACGGCAAGTACAACCACCGCTGCGAGGTCAACGAGGTCCACTCCTGCTACGCCATCGCCGTCGGCAACGACAGGCTGTACGTGCCGACCGCGGAGCACCAGGGCAGCGGCGACGACTACGGCACCACCAACGAGATCGTCTCGTTCGACCTGACCACCGGCAAGCCCACCGGGGACCGGGCCGACGCCGGCCAGAAGTACAAGATCTTCCCGCTCCGGATGGACGGCTCCAACATCCTCGCCTACAAGGACGGTCCCTACGACAAGGGCGCGCAGGTCGTCACCATCGACAGCAAGACGATGAAGGAGACGAAGCTGCTGGAGACCCCGGCGTCGCGGAACGTGCTGGACGTGCTCAGCAGCATGGTCCCGGACCGGGCCGAGATCCTGTACGGCGGCGGGAAGCTGTTCATCGCCAAGCAGCTCGTCGGCTCCGTGCTCAGCCCCGACGAGAAGGCGTACACGGCGGTCGGATTCAGCGACTGA
- a CDS encoding response regulator transcription factor: MAAVRIVVVDDHRLHAEALASALKLRGHRVLAAAAPTGGAAELVIARVPEVCLIGTAAPDRPGVFDPVLKIKQDRPQVAVVVLGPVPSPRGIAAAFAAGASGYVRHDERIEGVERAIMKARAGESAVAPALLQGAFGELLNPAAQPDDEGQRLLGMLTAREVEVLVRVADGEGTRLIAAGMGIAPSTARTHVQRVLMKLGVGSRLEAAALAARTGLLDRAGRSPGAR, from the coding sequence ATGGCGGCGGTCCGGATCGTGGTCGTCGACGACCATCGGCTGCACGCCGAGGCGCTGGCCTCGGCTCTCAAACTGCGCGGGCACCGCGTCCTGGCGGCGGCCGCGCCCACGGGCGGCGCCGCGGAACTGGTGATCGCGCGGGTGCCCGAGGTCTGCCTGATCGGCACGGCCGCGCCCGACCGGCCCGGCGTCTTCGACCCGGTGCTGAAGATAAAGCAGGACCGCCCGCAGGTGGCGGTCGTGGTCCTCGGCCCCGTGCCGTCGCCGCGCGGCATCGCCGCGGCGTTCGCCGCCGGGGCGAGCGGATACGTGCGCCACGACGAGCGGATCGAGGGTGTCGAGCGGGCCATCATGAAGGCCCGCGCGGGGGAGTCCGCGGTGGCCCCGGCGCTGCTCCAGGGCGCGTTCGGCGAACTGCTCAACCCGGCGGCCCAGCCCGACGACGAGGGCCAGCGGCTGCTGGGGATGCTGACGGCGCGGGAGGTGGAGGTGCTGGTGCGGGTCGCCGACGGGGAGGGCACCCGGCTGATCGCGGCGGGCATGGGCATCGCACCCTCCACGGCACGCACGCACGTCCAGCGGGTCCTGATGAAACTGGGCGTCGGCTCCCGCCTTGAGGCGGCAGCCTTGGCGGCGCGTACGGGGTTGCTGGACCGGGCGGGGCGCTCCCCGGGAGCGCGGTAA
- a CDS encoding sodium:solute symporter family protein: MENLAEGLRLPTNGLDYAILAIYFAVVLGIGLAARRSVKTSLDFFLSGRSLPAWVTGLAFVAANLGATEILGMAANGVQYGAYTVHWYWIGAIPAMVFLGLVMMPFYYGSKVRSVPEFLLHRFGPSSHLLSSIIFAVSSVLIAGVNLYAMAIVLQALLGWPQWVAIVVAGFFVLLYITIGGLSSAIYNEVLQFFVILAALIPLTIVGLKRVGGWSGISDKLTASHGENFMSAWGGTGIGSSNPLGANWLTIVLGLGFVMSFGYWTTNFAEVQRALSAKNLSAAKRTPLIAAFPKILIPMVVVVPGLIALVMEPTIGQKNSDLTYNDAIPVLMRDLLPNGVLGIAVTGLLAAFMAGMAANVSSFNTVFTNDIWAAYLKKGQSDRHYLLTGRVVTAVGVLIGMGTAFIASSFSNIMNYLQTLFSFFNVPLFVVFIIGMFWKRTTAAAGFWGLLSGTVAAMVNYFWLYKGGVISIPSDQGANFVSSIVAFVVGALVMVAVSYATRPKPSESLAGLVYGTRSPGMEEPPAEGDDAWYRRPALLGWGAVVLAAICYVPFSL, from the coding sequence ATGGAAAACCTCGCCGAAGGGCTCCGTCTCCCCACGAACGGGCTCGACTACGCGATTCTCGCGATCTACTTCGCGGTCGTGCTGGGCATCGGGCTCGCCGCCCGGCGCTCGGTGAAGACCAGTCTCGACTTCTTCCTCTCAGGCCGCTCCCTGCCCGCCTGGGTCACCGGGCTCGCCTTCGTCGCGGCCAACCTCGGCGCCACGGAGATCCTGGGCATGGCGGCCAACGGCGTGCAGTACGGCGCCTACACGGTGCACTGGTACTGGATCGGCGCCATCCCGGCCATGGTCTTCCTGGGCCTCGTGATGATGCCCTTCTACTACGGCTCGAAGGTGCGCTCCGTCCCGGAGTTCCTGCTGCACCGGTTCGGTCCTTCCTCGCACCTGCTCTCGTCGATCATCTTCGCCGTCTCCTCGGTGCTGATCGCGGGCGTCAACCTGTACGCCATGGCGATCGTGCTCCAGGCGCTGCTGGGCTGGCCCCAGTGGGTGGCGATCGTGGTGGCGGGCTTCTTCGTGCTCCTCTACATCACCATCGGCGGGCTCTCCTCGGCGATCTACAACGAGGTGCTCCAGTTCTTCGTGATCCTCGCCGCGCTGATACCGCTGACCATCGTCGGCCTCAAGCGGGTCGGCGGCTGGAGCGGCATCAGCGACAAGCTGACCGCCTCGCACGGCGAGAACTTCATGAGCGCCTGGGGCGGCACCGGCATCGGCTCGTCCAACCCGCTCGGCGCCAACTGGCTGACGATCGTCCTCGGCCTCGGCTTCGTGATGAGCTTCGGCTACTGGACGACGAACTTCGCCGAGGTGCAGCGGGCGCTGTCCGCGAAGAACCTCTCGGCCGCCAAGCGCACCCCGCTGATCGCCGCCTTCCCCAAGATCCTGATACCCATGGTCGTGGTGGTGCCGGGCCTGATCGCGCTGGTGATGGAGCCGACCATCGGCCAGAAGAACAGCGACCTGACCTACAACGACGCGATACCGGTCCTCATGCGCGACCTGCTGCCCAACGGCGTGCTGGGCATCGCGGTGACCGGCCTGCTCGCCGCGTTCATGGCCGGTATGGCGGCGAACGTGTCGTCGTTCAACACCGTCTTCACCAACGACATATGGGCCGCCTACCTGAAGAAGGGCCAGAGCGACCGGCACTACCTGCTGACCGGGCGCGTGGTCACCGCGGTCGGCGTGCTGATCGGCATGGGCACGGCGTTCATCGCCTCCAGCTTCAGCAACATCATGAACTACCTCCAGACGCTGTTCTCGTTCTTCAACGTCCCGCTGTTCGTGGTGTTCATCATCGGCATGTTCTGGAAGCGGACCACCGCCGCGGCCGGCTTCTGGGGCCTGCTCTCCGGCACCGTCGCCGCGATGGTCAACTACTTCTGGCTGTACAAGGGGGGCGTCATCAGCATCCCCAGCGACCAGGGCGCCAACTTCGTCTCGTCCATCGTCGCCTTCGTGGTCGGCGCGCTCGTGATGGTGGCGGTCTCCTACGCGACGCGGCCCAAGCCGTCCGAGTCGCTGGCGGGCCTGGTGTACGGCACCAGGTCCCCCGGGATGGAGGAGCCGCCCGCCGAGGGCGACGACGCGTGGTACCGCCGGCCGGCCCTGCTGGGCTGGGGCGCGGTGGTCCTCGCTGCCATCTGCTACGTCCCCTTCTCCCTCTGA
- a CDS encoding MarR family winged helix-turn-helix transcriptional regulator: MEDEVDRLVAAWRRERPDLDVEPLEVLSRVSRLARHLDRARRLAFSEHGLEPWEFDVLTALRRAGAPYQLSPGQLLTQTLVTSGTMTNRIDRLAKKGLVERLPDPSDRRGVLVRLTDSGRDRADEALAGLLEQERTLLAELSRAQRSELAALLRHLTAPFDNVPG, from the coding sequence ATGGAGGACGAGGTCGATCGGCTGGTCGCAGCGTGGCGCCGTGAGCGCCCGGACCTCGATGTCGAGCCGCTTGAGGTACTGAGCCGGGTGAGCAGGCTCGCCCGGCACCTGGACCGGGCTCGCCGGCTGGCCTTCTCGGAGCACGGCCTCGAACCGTGGGAGTTCGACGTCCTCACGGCCCTGCGCCGCGCCGGCGCCCCGTACCAGCTCTCGCCCGGCCAGCTCCTCACCCAGACGCTGGTCACCTCGGGCACCATGACCAACCGCATCGACCGGCTCGCGAAGAAGGGGCTCGTCGAGCGGCTGCCGGACCCCAGCGACCGGCGCGGCGTGCTGGTCCGGCTCACGGACTCCGGCCGGGATCGGGCGGATGAGGCGCTGGCGGGGTTGCTGGAGCAGGAGCGGACGCTGCTTGCGGAGCTTTCCCGGGCGCAGCGCAGTGAGTTGGCGGCGTTGTTGCGGCATCTGACGGCGCCGTTCGACAACGTGCCCGGGTAG
- the galK gene encoding galactokinase — translation MTTAETAEAVAKGFRKLYGATPDGVWAAPGRVNLIGEYTDFNEGFVLPLALPHTAVAAVAPRTDGVLRVYSADTGTPVTELRVDELVPRTDAGWATYPAGVVWALRTAGHEVTGADLYLSSTVPTGAGLSSSAALEVVTALALNDLFELGLKGPELARLAQRAENDFVGVPCGVMDQMASACCAEGNALHLDCRDLSTRQVPFDLPARDLDLLVVDTRVKHVLGDGAYAERRAGCEEGARLLGVSHLRDIAYEELPAALEQLAEHERRGEAADDRLRRYVRHVVSDDHRVEQVISLLDAGEVRAIGPLLTQGHASLRDDLRISCAELDLVVERAGAAGALGARMTGGGFGGSAVVLVERAAAEQVTSAVVDAFAEAGFTPPRVFSAIPSQGAHRVA, via the coding sequence GTGACGACCGCCGAGACGGCCGAGGCCGTGGCCAAGGGTTTTCGGAAGCTGTACGGGGCCACGCCGGACGGCGTCTGGGCCGCCCCCGGCCGCGTCAACCTGATCGGCGAGTACACGGACTTCAACGAGGGCTTCGTCCTGCCCCTCGCCCTGCCGCACACCGCCGTCGCCGCCGTCGCCCCGCGCACCGACGGCGTGCTGCGGGTGTACTCCGCCGACACCGGCACCCCGGTGACCGAGCTGCGCGTCGACGAGCTGGTGCCGCGCACGGACGCCGGCTGGGCCACCTACCCGGCGGGCGTCGTCTGGGCGCTGCGCACGGCCGGACACGAGGTCACCGGGGCGGACCTGTACCTGTCGTCGACGGTGCCGACCGGCGCCGGCCTCTCCTCGTCGGCCGCGCTGGAGGTCGTCACGGCCCTCGCCCTGAACGACCTCTTCGAACTCGGCCTGAAGGGACCCGAGCTGGCCCGCCTCGCCCAGCGCGCCGAGAACGACTTCGTGGGCGTGCCCTGCGGGGTGATGGACCAGATGGCCTCCGCCTGCTGCGCCGAGGGCAACGCCCTGCACCTGGACTGCCGCGACCTGTCGACGCGCCAGGTCCCGTTCGACCTCCCGGCCCGGGACCTGGACCTGCTGGTGGTCGACACCCGCGTGAAGCACGTCCTGGGCGACGGGGCGTACGCGGAGCGGCGCGCGGGCTGCGAGGAGGGCGCCCGGCTGCTCGGCGTCTCGCACCTGCGGGACATCGCCTACGAGGAGTTGCCCGCCGCGCTGGAGCAACTGGCCGAGCACGAGCGCAGGGGCGAGGCCGCGGACGACCGGCTGCGCCGCTACGTCCGCCACGTCGTCAGCGACGACCACCGGGTGGAGCAGGTCATCTCCCTGCTCGACGCCGGCGAGGTGCGCGCGATCGGCCCGCTGCTCACCCAGGGCCACGCCTCGCTCCGCGACGACCTGCGGATCTCCTGCGCAGAACTGGACCTCGTCGTCGAGCGCGCGGGGGCGGCCGGTGCGCTCGGGGCCCGGATGACCGGTGGCGGCTTCGGCGGCTCGGCGGTCGTGCTGGTGGAGCGCGCCGCGGCCGAGCAGGTCACGTCGGCGGTGGTCGACGCGTTCGCCGAGGCGGGCTTCACGCCGCCCCGGGTGTTCTCGGCGATACCGTCGCAGGGGGCGCACCGGGTCGCCTGA
- a CDS encoding VOC family protein, giving the protein MLVAIDHVQLAAPAGSEDALRAFYTGALGMTEVPKPPVLAARGGCWFQAGYVQLHLGTEKDFRPAKKAHPGLRVRDIESFAARLAARGAEITWDDDLPGHRRFYTQDPVGNRLEFLEPVTRP; this is encoded by the coding sequence ATGCTGGTGGCCATCGACCACGTCCAGCTCGCCGCCCCCGCCGGCTCGGAGGACGCGCTGCGCGCCTTCTACACGGGCGCCCTCGGCATGACGGAGGTGCCGAAGCCGCCGGTGCTCGCGGCGCGCGGCGGCTGCTGGTTCCAGGCGGGCTACGTCCAGCTCCACCTGGGCACCGAGAAGGACTTCCGCCCCGCGAAGAAGGCCCACCCCGGCCTGAGGGTGCGCGACATCGAGTCCTTCGCGGCCCGCCTCGCCGCCCGCGGCGCCGAGATCACCTGGGACGACGACCTCCCGGGCCACCGACGTTTCTACACGCAGGATCCGGTGGGCAACCGGCTGGAGTTCCTGGAGCCGGTCACACGTCCTTGA
- a CDS encoding response regulator transcription factor, which translates to MVRIRVLVVDDHRIFAESLSAALAAEPDVDVTPAGSGRMALRCLERAVAVGRPVDVLLVDADLGRGAPVAVAGAASVGPGVQGHAGRLAAAPVSGRRAVAVADAVVEQPVDGISLVSAVRSAQPSVRCVVLAEKDDPHRAALALAAGASGWVAKDCSLTRLLTVVRGVLRDETHLPPALLTGVLRELTAARKHRTESEQLVESLTPREREVLRCMVAGLGRKAVAERLFLSPHTVRTHMQNVLGKLGVHSTLAAVALARRAGVGPADLEEAS; encoded by the coding sequence GTGGTTCGTATCCGAGTACTGGTCGTCGACGACCACCGTATCTTCGCCGAGTCTCTCTCCGCGGCCCTGGCCGCCGAGCCCGACGTCGACGTCACTCCGGCCGGCAGCGGCCGGATGGCACTGCGCTGCCTGGAACGGGCCGTCGCGGTCGGCCGCCCGGTCGACGTGCTGCTGGTCGACGCCGACCTCGGTCGCGGCGCACCGGTCGCCGTGGCCGGCGCGGCTTCCGTGGGGCCGGGCGTTCAGGGACACGCGGGCCGCCTGGCGGCCGCTCCGGTGTCCGGGCGCCGCGCGGTCGCCGTGGCCGACGCCGTCGTCGAGCAGCCGGTCGACGGCATCTCGCTGGTGTCCGCGGTGCGTTCGGCGCAGCCGTCGGTGCGGTGCGTGGTGCTCGCCGAGAAGGACGACCCGCACCGCGCGGCTCTCGCCCTCGCGGCCGGCGCCAGCGGCTGGGTCGCCAAGGACTGCTCGCTCACCCGCCTGCTCACGGTCGTACGGGGCGTGCTGCGCGACGAGACGCACCTGCCGCCCGCGCTGCTCACCGGCGTGCTCCGGGAGCTGACGGCGGCCCGCAAGCACCGTACGGAGAGCGAGCAGCTGGTGGAGTCGCTGACGCCCCGCGAGCGGGAGGTGCTGCGCTGCATGGTCGCCGGCCTCGGCCGCAAGGCGGTCGCCGAGCGGCTCTTCCTCTCCCCGCACACCGTCCGCACCCACATGCAGAACGTCCTGGGCAAGCTGGGCGTCCACTCGACGCTGGCCGCGGTAGCGCTGGCGCGGCGAGCCGGGGTGGGGCCGGCGGACCTGGAGGAGGCGTCCTGA
- the galT gene encoding galactose-1-phosphate uridylyltransferase has translation MKKTSTRLADGRELIYYDLEDGVARDAVDRRPLEPAGLVHSEIRHDRLLGDAVAVASHRQGRTYHPPADECPLCPSREGRMSEIPDSSYDVVVFENRFPSLVGDSGRCEVVCFTQNHDASFADLTEEQAALVLSAWTDRTAELGELPAVSQVFCFENRGEEIGVTLGHPHGQIYAYPFVTPRTALMLRSLADHRERTGRNLFDDTVADELADGRRIVLDTEHWTAFVPYAAHWPYELHLYPKRRVPDLIALDDAARAEFPRVYLELLGRFDRIFGPAGAPGDDAGAAAGTAEAVTPPTPYISAWHQAPTGDLASFGVARHDFALHLELFTIRRTSGKLKFLAGSESGMSVFINDVPPEAAAERLREVASR, from the coding sequence GTGAAGAAGACCTCGACCAGGCTGGCCGACGGTCGCGAGCTCATCTACTACGACCTCGAAGACGGCGTCGCCCGGGACGCCGTGGACCGGCGGCCGCTCGAACCGGCCGGCCTCGTCCACTCGGAGATCCGGCACGACAGGCTGCTCGGCGACGCGGTCGCCGTCGCCTCGCACCGCCAGGGCCGCACCTACCACCCGCCCGCCGACGAGTGCCCGCTCTGCCCGTCCCGCGAGGGCCGGATGAGCGAGATCCCCGACTCCTCCTACGACGTCGTGGTCTTCGAGAACCGCTTCCCGTCCCTGGTCGGCGACTCGGGCCGCTGCGAGGTCGTCTGCTTCACGCAGAACCACGACGCGTCCTTCGCCGACCTCACCGAGGAGCAGGCGGCCCTGGTCCTTTCGGCCTGGACCGACCGCACCGCGGAACTGGGCGAGCTGCCCGCGGTCAGCCAGGTGTTCTGCTTCGAGAACCGCGGCGAGGAGATCGGCGTCACCCTCGGCCACCCGCACGGCCAGATCTACGCCTACCCCTTCGTCACCCCGCGCACGGCGCTGATGCTCCGCTCGCTCGCGGACCACCGGGAGCGCACCGGGCGCAACCTCTTCGACGACACCGTGGCCGACGAACTCGCCGACGGCCGCCGGATCGTCCTGGACACCGAGCACTGGACCGCGTTCGTGCCGTACGCCGCCCACTGGCCGTACGAACTGCACCTCTACCCCAAGCGGCGGGTGCCCGACCTGATCGCGCTCGACGACGCCGCGCGCGCCGAGTTCCCGCGGGTCTACCTGGAGCTCCTGGGGCGCTTCGACCGGATCTTCGGTCCCGCGGGCGCCCCGGGGGACGACGCCGGGGCCGCCGCCGGGACCGCGGAAGCGGTCACCCCGCCCACCCCGTACATCTCCGCATGGCACCAGGCTCCCACCGGCGACCTCGCCTCCTTCGGCGTCGCGCGCCACGACTTCGCGCTTCACCTTGAGCTTTTCACTATCCGCCGCACTTCCGGCAAGCTGAAGTTCCTCGCGGGTTCCGAATCCGGCATGAGTGTGTTCATCAACGATGTGCCGCCGGAGGCCGCGGCCGAGCGACTGCGAGAGGTAGCGAGTAGATGA
- a CDS encoding trans-aconitate 2-methyltransferase, producing MPSTAPTWDPGQYLRHAGHRARPFADLLARVPELPDGGGRRPVIADLGCGPGNVTRLLADRWPTALITGLDNSPQMLEQARREQAGPTPAGGRIEFAPADARTWAPEEPLDLIISNATLQWVPGHPDSFPAWFDGLAPGGVLAFQVPGNFDAPSHALMRELAASERWRGRLGAVLRHTDAVLEPAGYLDRLLALGAEADVWETTYLHLLPGDDPVLDWVKGTGLRPVLAALDDDTDAREAFLAEYRDLLRAAYPRTPHGTVLPFRRIFAVAVKRADEAADGAVGTEGTDGKGAR from the coding sequence ATGCCCAGCACCGCTCCCACCTGGGACCCCGGCCAGTACCTGCGCCACGCGGGCCACCGCGCCCGCCCCTTCGCCGACCTGCTCGCCAGGGTTCCCGAACTTCCGGACGGCGGAGGCCGCCGGCCGGTGATCGCCGACCTCGGCTGCGGCCCCGGCAACGTCACCCGGCTGCTCGCCGACCGCTGGCCGACCGCCCTGATCACCGGCCTGGACAACTCCCCGCAGATGCTGGAGCAGGCCCGCCGCGAGCAGGCCGGACCCACCCCGGCCGGCGGCCGGATCGAGTTCGCCCCCGCGGATGCCCGGACCTGGGCGCCCGAGGAGCCGTTGGACCTGATCATCAGCAATGCCACGCTCCAGTGGGTGCCGGGCCACCCGGACTCCTTCCCTGCCTGGTTCGACGGCCTGGCGCCGGGCGGGGTGCTGGCGTTCCAGGTGCCCGGCAACTTCGACGCGCCCAGTCATGCGCTGATGCGCGAGCTGGCGGCCTCCGAGCGGTGGCGGGGCCGGCTGGGTGCGGTGCTGCGGCACACCGACGCGGTGCTGGAGCCCGCCGGCTACCTGGACCGGCTCCTCGCGCTCGGCGCCGAGGCCGACGTCTGGGAGACCACGTACCTGCACCTGCTGCCCGGCGACGACCCGGTGCTCGACTGGGTCAAGGGCACCGGCCTGCGGCCCGTCCTCGCCGCCCTCGACGACGACACCGACGCCAGGGAGGCCTTCCTCGCCGAGTACCGCGACCTGCTCCGCGCGGCCTACCCGCGCACCCCGCACGGCACGGTCCTGCCGTTCCGGCGGATCTTCGCGGTGGCGGTCAAACGGGCGGACGAGGCGGCGGACGGGGCCGTGGGCACCGAGGGCACGGACGGGAAGGGGGCCCGGTGA